In the genome of Staphylococcus durrellii, one region contains:
- the hpf gene encoding ribosome hibernation-promoting factor, HPF/YfiA family, producing the protein MIRFEIHGENLTITDAIRNYIEDKIGKLERYFNDVPDATAHVKVKTYTNSTSKIEVTIPLKNVSLRAEERNDDLYAGIDLINSKLERQVRKYKTRVNRKHRDRGEPDVFAEITETNNNEVNEDKTEDADFEIIRSKQFSLKPMDSEEAVLQMDLLGHDFFIFTDRETDGTSIVYKRKDGKYGLIETSE; encoded by the coding sequence ATGATCAGATTTGAAATTCACGGAGAGAACCTCACTATTACTGATGCAATTCGAAACTATATTGAGGATAAGATTGGTAAACTAGAACGGTATTTTAATGATGTACCAGATGCTACTGCACATGTGAAAGTGAAGACGTATACTAATTCAACTAGTAAAATTGAAGTTACTATTCCACTTAAAAATGTGTCGTTAAGAGCAGAAGAACGAAATGATGATTTATATGCTGGAATCGATTTAATTAACAGTAAGTTAGAACGACAAGTTCGAAAATATAAAACGAGAGTCAATCGCAAACATAGAGACCGCGGTGAACCAGATGTTTTTGCTGAAATTACAGAAACAAATAATAACGAAGTGAACGAAGATAAAACTGAAGATGCAGATTTCGAAATTATACGTTCTAAACAGTTCAGTTTAAAACCGATGGATTCAGAAGAAGCAGTGTTACAGATGGATTTATTAGGGCATGATTTCTTTATTTTTACAGATCGCGAGACAGATGGTACGAGTATCGTCTATAAGCGTAAAGATGGTAAATACGGGTTAATTGAAA
- a CDS encoding ComF family protein, whose translation MTECMQCGKTFIEQLNITNLLRQPNNICEECLSQWHNAKINNTNHCKRCLKSMINKEVICKDCLYLMGRYTLMNQLYCQYNYSGVAKEIIQRYKFMKDYALKHVIAQRLSLPEYRYDYIIPIPSPIERDKARTFNTVTTILDEMNVTYFSCVEVKNKLRQSTLTKKERAQQPNPFEINTTVNLSDKYILLVDDVYTTGITVHQVACKFFVRKIRKFDVFTFAR comes from the coding sequence ATGACTGAATGTATGCAATGTGGTAAAACTTTTATAGAGCAACTGAATATTACTAATTTATTACGCCAACCTAATAATATTTGTGAAGAATGCTTATCACAATGGCACAATGCTAAAATTAATAATACTAATCATTGCAAACGTTGTTTGAAATCAATGATTAATAAAGAAGTAATATGCAAAGATTGTTTATATTTAATGGGACGTTATACATTAATGAATCAGTTGTATTGCCAGTACAACTATAGTGGCGTGGCTAAAGAGATCATACAACGTTACAAATTTATGAAAGATTATGCGCTAAAACATGTCATTGCACAAAGATTATCATTACCCGAGTATCGATATGACTATATCATACCGATTCCTTCTCCCATTGAAAGAGATAAAGCAAGAACCTTTAATACAGTGACAACTATACTCGATGAAATGAACGTGACATACTTTTCATGTGTTGAAGTTAAAAATAAATTAAGACAATCAACGTTAACTAAAAAAGAAAGAGCACAGCAACCTAATCCTTTTGAAATAAACACGACTGTTAATTTATCAGATAAGTACATTTTACTCGTTGATGATGTTTATACTACTGGAATCACCGTGCATCAAGTAGCTTGCAAATTTTTTGTGAGAAAAATCAGAAAGTTTGATGTGTTTACGTTTGCACGCTAG
- a CDS encoding DEAD/DEAH box helicase family protein, translated as MINIKLYGKLITDKQQLTTELIIKNGYGVYKKKGLWHCMQCGSTSVHDFYIYESKYTEVPITYCRKCVCLGRMDNNNSVMITKSVRHVSSAQYELKFPLTDQQNYASEKIVKAIIERQNLLLHAVTGAGKTEMIFNGIHYARNQGMNVAVISPRVDVVIEVSLRLKEVFKNEEVDIIYQEQPQQFNGHFVVSTVQQLFRFKQHFDVIFIDEVDAFPLSMDVTLMKAIKLASTYSYSHIFMTATPPKILLKTIAKENHILLPARYHQRPLPIPTFKYLKINPNKMQLTFLRILKQQTQSNRITLIFVNNISFMEKIYSIYKEHIAELTYVYSDDVYRFEKITQLRAGQYKVVFTTTILERGFTMAHLDVIVLNSQLFETATLIQIAGRVGRKADSPNGLVLFCHQGVSFSMLSARKKIKHMNNLAMKKGWIND; from the coding sequence GTGATAAACATAAAATTATATGGAAAATTAATTACTGATAAGCAACAATTAACAACTGAACTTATTATAAAAAATGGTTATGGTGTATATAAAAAGAAAGGGTTATGGCATTGCATGCAATGTGGTAGCACGAGTGTACATGATTTTTATATCTACGAGTCAAAGTACACTGAAGTACCCATTACTTATTGTAGAAAATGTGTGTGTTTAGGTCGTATGGACAATAATAATTCAGTGATGATTACTAAAAGCGTTAGGCATGTTTCGAGTGCTCAATATGAATTGAAATTCCCTTTAACTGACCAACAAAATTATGCTTCCGAAAAGATTGTTAAAGCCATAATAGAACGTCAGAATTTATTACTTCACGCCGTTACAGGAGCGGGAAAGACGGAAATGATATTCAACGGTATACATTATGCTAGGAATCAAGGTATGAACGTAGCAGTCATCTCACCTAGAGTTGATGTTGTGATAGAAGTTAGTCTAAGGTTAAAAGAAGTATTCAAAAATGAAGAGGTTGACATTATTTATCAAGAACAGCCACAACAATTTAATGGTCATTTTGTTGTGTCGACAGTACAACAATTATTTCGGTTTAAACAACATTTTGATGTTATATTTATTGATGAAGTAGATGCTTTTCCGTTGTCTATGGATGTTACACTAATGAAAGCTATCAAGCTTGCCTCTACTTATAGCTATAGTCATATTTTTATGACCGCGACTCCCCCCAAAATTTTACTCAAAACTATTGCTAAAGAGAATCATATATTGTTACCTGCAAGGTATCATCAACGCCCCTTACCCATTCCAACTTTTAAATATTTAAAAATCAACCCAAACAAAATGCAACTCACTTTCTTACGAATACTCAAGCAACAAACTCAGTCAAATCGTATCACCCTTATATTTGTAAATAATATTTCTTTTATGGAAAAAATATATTCCATATATAAAGAGCATATAGCTGAATTAACATACGTTTACAGTGATGATGTTTATCGTTTTGAGAAAATAACGCAACTAAGAGCAGGACAATATAAAGTGGTTTTTACTACGACAATACTAGAGAGGGGATTTACGATGGCACATCTAGATGTCATTGTTTTAAATAGTCAATTATTCGAAACAGCTACGCTAATTCAAATTGCTGGCAGGGTAGGAAGAAAGGCTGATTCACCTAATGGATTGGTGTTGTTTTGTCACCAAGGTGTTTCTTTTTCAATGTTATCGGCACGTAAAAAAATTAAACACATGAATAATTTAGCAATGAAGAAGGGATGGATTAATGACTGA
- the fakB1 gene encoding fatty acid kinase binding subunit FakB1: MKIAVMTDSTSYLSESIIKKHNILIAPLSVTFDNGDNYIENETIFAPEFQERMKKSKTIPTTSQPAIGEFLKKYEQLRDHGYTDIIGVFLSSGISGSYQTATQAADLVEGVNVHTFDSKLAAMVEGSYVLRAIELINSGLEPSEIIADLTDMRENTGAFLMVDDLKNLQKSGRITGAQAWIGTMLKMKPVLKFEDGKIVPEEKVRTKKKAFLALENKVIEKVKTLDTFTIFVIGGDKKEDSEWLYNDLKKKYPDYKIIYSEFGPVILAHLGSGGIGLGYVSRDIIEE; the protein is encoded by the coding sequence ATGAAGATAGCTGTAATGACAGATTCAACAAGTTACTTAAGTGAGTCAATTATAAAGAAACATAACATACTTATAGCCCCTCTAAGTGTTACATTCGACAATGGTGATAACTATATAGAAAATGAAACGATTTTTGCACCTGAATTTCAGGAACGCATGAAAAAATCTAAAACCATACCTACTACAAGTCAACCGGCAATTGGTGAATTTCTCAAAAAATATGAACAATTGAGAGATCATGGATATACAGATATTATAGGTGTATTTCTGTCATCAGGGATAAGTGGGAGTTATCAAACTGCTACGCAGGCTGCTGATTTAGTTGAAGGCGTAAATGTACATACTTTTGACTCAAAGTTAGCCGCCATGGTAGAAGGATCATATGTGTTAAGAGCAATTGAACTGATTAATAGTGGGCTAGAACCAAGCGAAATAATTGCTGACTTAACTGATATGCGTGAAAATACTGGTGCATTTTTAATGGTAGATGATTTGAAAAATTTACAAAAAAGTGGCCGGATTACTGGTGCCCAGGCATGGATTGGTACGATGTTAAAAATGAAGCCAGTACTCAAATTTGAAGATGGTAAAATCGTTCCAGAAGAAAAAGTACGTACAAAGAAAAAAGCATTCCTTGCACTTGAAAATAAAGTAATAGAGAAGGTCAAGACATTAGACACTTTTACAATTTTTGTTATTGGTGGAGATAAGAAAGAAGACTCCGAATGGCTATATAATGATTTAAAGAAAAAATATCCAGATTATAAAATCATTTACTCAGAATTTGGGCCCGTCATTCTAGCGCATTTAGGTTCAGGTGGTATTGGCTTAGGGTATGTTAGTAGAGATATTATCGAAGAATAA
- a CDS encoding YigZ family protein yields the protein MEQQSIITIKKAHSIENVISKSRFIAQIKPVESEEEAKQFISEIKHNHKEATHNCSAYTIGDNMNIQKANDDGEPSGTAGVPMLETLKKLEIHNVCVVVTRYFGGIKLGGGGLIRAYSGAVRDVIHDLGRVRLLPAIPTKVIIAYDLTGKFEHELASTSFIHRDTEYTDKVSYLIDVISTEYDSFIEFLNRTTASNYELTEEEIKRLPFDIETP from the coding sequence ATGGAACAACAATCAATAATCACTATTAAAAAAGCGCACTCAATAGAAAATGTTATCAGTAAATCACGCTTTATAGCACAAATTAAACCTGTTGAGTCAGAAGAAGAAGCAAAACAATTTATCTCTGAAATCAAACACAATCATAAAGAAGCTACGCATAATTGCTCGGCATATACTATTGGAGATAATATGAATATTCAAAAAGCCAATGATGATGGAGAACCTAGTGGCACTGCTGGTGTCCCTATGCTTGAAACATTAAAAAAATTAGAAATACATAATGTATGCGTGGTTGTAACGAGATATTTTGGAGGTATAAAATTAGGGGGCGGTGGTTTGATTCGTGCCTATAGTGGTGCAGTCAGAGATGTAATCCACGACCTAGGACGCGTTCGATTATTACCGGCGATTCCCACTAAAGTAATAATCGCTTATGATTTAACAGGTAAATTTGAACACGAACTCGCTTCTACATCATTTATTCATCGAGACACAGAATACACGGACAAAGTAAGTTATTTAATAGACGTTATCTCTACTGAATACGATTCCTTCATTGAATTCTTAAACCGAACAACAGCAAGCAATTACGAGTTGACCGAGGAAGAGATTAAACGACTTCCGTTCGATATCGAAACACCATAA
- a CDS encoding glycosyltransferase family 4 protein, which translates to MYTLLLIIFSMIVSLILTPIIIKVSQKMDIVDKPNYRKVHTKPVSVLGGTVILFSFLLGIWLGHPIETEVKPLVIGSVLIYLVGLIDDIYDLKPIIKLIGQIVAALVVVYYGVTIDFISLPIGPTIHFGILSVPITITWIVAITNAINLIDGLDGLASGVSAIALATIGFIAILQANIFIIMICSVLIGALLGFLFFNFHPAKIFLGDSGALLIGFIVGFLSLLGFKNITFVSLFFPIVILAVPFIDTLFAMIRRVKKGQHIMQADKSHLHHKLLDLGYSHRQTVLLIYSIAILFSLSSIILYLSQSWGVIMMLILIIITIELIVEFTGLIDDEYRPLLKLIEKKEHQD; encoded by the coding sequence ATGTATACATTATTATTAATCATTTTCTCAATGATTGTCAGTTTAATACTTACACCAATAATTATAAAAGTATCGCAAAAAATGGATATTGTAGATAAACCCAATTATAGAAAAGTCCATACCAAACCAGTATCCGTATTAGGTGGTACTGTTATTTTGTTTTCTTTTCTGTTGGGCATCTGGTTAGGGCATCCGATTGAAACGGAGGTTAAGCCACTAGTTATTGGCTCTGTATTAATTTATCTTGTCGGTTTAATTGATGACATATATGATTTGAAACCAATAATTAAATTAATTGGTCAGATTGTCGCTGCTCTAGTAGTTGTCTATTATGGCGTGACTATTGATTTTATTTCATTACCTATAGGTCCGACAATTCATTTTGGAATATTAAGTGTTCCAATTACGATTACATGGATAGTAGCTATTACAAACGCTATTAACTTGATAGATGGGCTAGATGGTCTTGCTTCTGGCGTTTCAGCTATCGCTTTAGCAACAATTGGTTTTATTGCCATTTTACAAGCTAACATATTTATAATTATGATTTGTAGTGTGTTAATTGGTGCATTGTTAGGATTTTTATTCTTTAACTTTCATCCAGCAAAAATATTCTTGGGTGATAGTGGGGCGCTACTTATAGGGTTTATAGTAGGCTTTTTATCTCTACTTGGTTTTAAAAATATTACATTTGTGTCATTGTTTTTCCCAATCGTAATTTTAGCAGTTCCTTTTATCGATACTCTTTTTGCAATGATAAGGCGTGTGAAAAAGGGACAACATATTATGCAAGCGGATAAGTCGCATTTGCACCATAAATTATTAGATTTGGGGTATTCTCATAGACAAACTGTATTATTAATTTATTCAATCGCGATATTATTTAGTCTCTCAAGTATCATACTGTATTTATCTCAGTCATGGGGCGTGATTATGATGCTGATTCTAATAATTATCACAATTGAATTAATTGTAGAATTTACCGGTTTAATTGATGATGAATATAGGCCGTTATTAAAATTAATAGAGAAAAAAGAACATCAAGATTAA
- the gdpS gene encoding GGDEF domain-containing protein GdpS has translation MFEAIVYNIAVTVAGIYLFHRLQYSENKIMVFSKEYVSVLMTILALLLSAYPIPLFNTYYLELTFVPLLFIGRYTNAIYTVAAAAIVSLVNIFIFDHSFISGIILIVIAIIVSTVGPFLKQSDIIAVQTLNGISLIIYLILALISPYVELIEVLFLIPISFILTLTSSITFVDIWHFFSLVNRYEHEDSIDYLTGLGNVKEFDRHLNEVSSIAEQNNESLGLLLIDIDGFKDVNDQYSHKAGDAVLRQMAQLLINYVPQHFKIYRNGGEEFSIVLRDYTLDQCVKLSESIRTGVEQSSFHLPNKAVIKLSVSIGVGFLTKEDYKSQRKVFKDADDMLHVAKNEGRNQVMFNPIVKL, from the coding sequence ATGTTCGAAGCTATTGTTTATAATATTGCAGTTACAGTAGCTGGTATTTACTTATTTCACCGGCTACAATACTCTGAAAATAAAATTATGGTATTTTCAAAAGAATATGTGTCAGTATTAATGACAATTTTGGCGTTATTACTTTCAGCCTACCCTATTCCTTTATTTAATACCTATTACCTTGAATTAACTTTCGTACCGTTACTATTTATAGGTAGATATACGAATGCTATATATACAGTCGCTGCAGCGGCTATTGTGTCATTAGTAAATATATTTATTTTTGATCATTCTTTTATTAGTGGCATCATTTTAATAGTCATCGCCATTATTGTAAGTACAGTAGGTCCATTTCTTAAGCAAAGTGATATTATTGCTGTACAAACACTTAATGGTATAAGTTTAATCATTTATTTAATACTAGCTTTAATAAGTCCTTATGTAGAATTAATAGAAGTATTGTTCTTAATTCCTATCTCATTTATTTTAACGTTAACTTCTTCTATTACATTTGTTGATATTTGGCATTTCTTCTCTTTAGTGAATCGTTACGAACACGAAGATAGCATTGATTATTTAACTGGTTTAGGTAACGTTAAAGAATTTGATAGACATTTAAATGAAGTTTCAAGCATAGCTGAACAAAACAACGAAAGTTTAGGACTATTACTAATTGATATTGATGGTTTTAAAGATGTTAACGATCAATATTCACATAAAGCTGGGGACGCAGTACTAAGACAAATGGCACAATTATTAATTAATTACGTCCCACAACATTTCAAGATTTACCGCAATGGTGGCGAAGAATTTTCAATTGTATTAAGAGATTATACTCTAGATCAATGTGTAAAATTAAGCGAATCCATTCGTACTGGCGTTGAGCAATCATCCTTCCACTTACCTAACAAAGCAGTAATTAAATTATCAGTATCTATCGGTGTTGGATTTTTAACAAAAGAAGATTATAAATCTCAACGAAAAGTATTTAAAGATGCAGATGATATGTTACATGTAGCTAAAAACGAAGGACGAAACCAAGTCATGTTTAATCCTATCGTCAAATTATAA
- a CDS encoding threonine/serine exporter family protein, which yields MSESITIIDENKVIDVVLIAGRILLESGAETYRVEDTMNRMAASYGLEDTYSFVTSTAIIFSLNNRTNTRLIRIRERTTDLEKIALTNSLSRKISNNEITIDEAKNELVELHRSSLQYSFYTQLFAAMVACGFFLFMFGGVAHDFIFAAIAGALAFLTFGFVQKFIQIKFFSEFISAAVVITFGAICTKSGLALNQDTITIAGVMPLVPGILITNAIRDLLAGELLAGMSRGVEAALTAFAIGAGVAIVLLIF from the coding sequence ATGTCCGAATCAATCACAATTATTGATGAAAATAAAGTGATTGACGTAGTACTTATTGCAGGTAGGATACTACTTGAAAGCGGCGCTGAAACTTATCGCGTCGAAGATACAATGAATCGTATGGCTGCAAGTTACGGCCTCGAGGATACATATAGCTTTGTAACGTCCACTGCAATTATTTTTTCCTTAAATAATCGTACAAACACAAGATTAATTCGTATACGAGAACGTACTACAGATTTAGAAAAAATAGCATTAACAAATAGTTTATCTCGTAAAATTTCAAACAATGAAATAACGATTGATGAAGCTAAAAACGAACTTGTTGAATTACATCGTTCATCGCTACAATATTCATTTTATACTCAGCTTTTTGCCGCGATGGTTGCTTGTGGCTTCTTTCTCTTTATGTTCGGGGGCGTTGCGCACGACTTCATTTTTGCTGCCATAGCTGGCGCTTTAGCTTTTTTAACTTTTGGCTTTGTTCAAAAGTTTATACAAATAAAATTTTTCTCTGAATTTATAAGTGCCGCAGTTGTAATTACGTTTGGCGCAATATGTACGAAATCAGGATTAGCTCTAAATCAAGATACCATAACCATCGCGGGCGTTATGCCACTAGTTCCAGGTATTTTAATTACAAATGCGATACGTGATCTATTGGCTGGTGAATTATTAGCCGGTATGTCACGTGGCGTTGAAGCGGCGCTTACCGCATTTGCAATTGGTGCAGGTGTAGCAATCGTGTTATTGATATTTTAA
- a CDS encoding threonine/serine exporter family protein gives MVLLYYVSQFFISFIATTLFSIIFNAPRRLLLACGFVGAMGWIIYKFTIDADLGKVMAAFLGSLILGVMSHTMSRRYKRPVIIFIVPGLIPLVPGGLAYEATRLLVSNDYTHAVNTFLEVTLISGAIAFGILCAEILYYIYTRIKQYYGKMKGKTYRKSYDINNRA, from the coding sequence ATGGTCTTGTTATATTATGTAAGTCAGTTTTTTATTAGTTTCATAGCCACGACGCTCTTCTCCATTATCTTTAATGCGCCACGACGTTTACTTTTAGCTTGTGGGTTCGTTGGTGCTATGGGTTGGATTATTTATAAATTCACAATTGATGCCGATCTCGGTAAAGTTATGGCTGCATTTTTAGGTAGTTTAATATTAGGCGTTATGAGCCATACTATGAGTCGTCGATATAAACGACCAGTTATTATATTTATCGTGCCTGGGCTTATACCACTTGTTCCTGGAGGCCTTGCTTATGAAGCTACACGATTACTTGTTTCAAACGATTACACACATGCCGTAAATACCTTTTTAGAGGTAACACTTATTTCTGGTGCCATTGCTTTCGGTATATTGTGTGCTGAAATATTGTATTACATATATACGCGGATTAAACAATATTATGGTAAAATGAAAGGCAAAACATACAGAAAATCTTATGATATAAATAATAGAGCTTAA
- the pepT gene encoding peptidase T, which produces MKSEIIERLKRYVQIDTQSNPESESTPSSDKQWDLLYLLEQELKDLGLATDLDNNGYLFATLESNVAQDLPTVGFLAHVDTSPDFNATNVNPQIIEKYDGQPIKLGETNRVLSQDVFPNMSKVEGHTLMVTDGTSLLGADDKAGVVEIMEALKYLISHPEINHGRIRVGFTPDEEIGRGPHKFNVDKFNADFAYTMDGSELGELQYESFNAASAVVTTHGVNVHPGSAKNAMINAILLGNQFNALLPQNEVPERTEGYEGFYHLMQFNGDVEQATLQYIIRDHDRHQFELRKKQMIEISDNINVHYEDDPVQVSINDQYYNMGEKIEPNPHVIDIPKRVFEKLNIEPNTEPIRGGTDGSQLSYKGLPTPNIFTGCANFHGPFEYASIDVMEQAVSVIVNIAEEVVNYYDEQ; this is translated from the coding sequence ATGAAATCAGAAATAATTGAAAGATTAAAACGTTACGTACAAATTGATACTCAGTCAAACCCAGAGTCAGAAAGTACACCTTCCAGCGATAAACAATGGGATTTATTATATTTATTAGAGCAAGAATTAAAAGACTTGGGACTTGCTACTGATTTAGACAACAATGGCTACTTATTCGCTACATTAGAAAGTAATGTAGCTCAAGACTTACCAACAGTTGGATTTTTAGCACATGTTGATACGTCACCTGATTTTAATGCAACAAATGTAAATCCTCAAATCATTGAAAAATATGACGGTCAACCAATTAAGTTAGGTGAAACTAATCGTGTATTAAGCCAAGATGTATTCCCTAACATGAGTAAAGTTGAAGGCCATACATTAATGGTAACTGATGGAACGTCTTTATTAGGTGCAGACGATAAAGCGGGCGTCGTCGAAATAATGGAAGCTTTAAAGTATTTAATCTCGCATCCCGAAATAAATCATGGTCGCATTCGTGTTGGATTTACGCCTGACGAGGAAATTGGTCGTGGACCTCATAAATTTAATGTCGACAAATTTAATGCAGACTTTGCTTATACGATGGATGGCAGTGAATTAGGTGAATTGCAATATGAAAGTTTCAACGCTGCTTCAGCAGTTGTGACTACACATGGCGTAAATGTACATCCCGGTTCAGCGAAAAATGCAATGATTAACGCAATTTTACTCGGTAATCAATTTAATGCGCTGTTACCACAAAATGAAGTTCCAGAAAGAACCGAAGGTTATGAAGGATTTTATCATTTAATGCAATTTAATGGTGATGTAGAACAAGCAACATTGCAATATATTATTCGTGACCACGATCGACATCAATTTGAACTCCGTAAAAAACAAATGATTGAAATTAGTGACAATATTAATGTGCATTATGAAGATGATCCTGTGCAAGTCTCAATAAATGATCAGTATTATAATATGGGCGAAAAAATCGAACCCAATCCACACGTTATAGATATTCCAAAAAGAGTATTCGAAAAATTAAATATCGAACCGAATACCGAACCAATACGTGGAGGCACAGATGGCTCTCAACTTTCTTATAAAGGCTTGCCTACACCAAATATTTTTACTGGTTGTGCAAACTTCCATGGTCCTTTCGAATATGCTTCGATTGACGTTATGGAACAAGCAGTATCTGTAATTGTGAATATTGCTGAGGAAGTCGTTAATTACTACGATGAACAATAA
- a CDS encoding glycerate kinase, with the protein MKVLVAMDEFNGIISSYQANRYVEEAIANKIPKADTVQVPLFNGRHELMDSVFLWQSGIKYKVTTHDADMNEVEAVYGITDNNMAVIEGNLFLKGHKPTRERSSYGMGEVIADALDNQTEHIVISLGGIDSFDGGAGMLQALGVKFYDDEAVEVDTRQGTHILKQIRSVDFSMLHPRLKDVKFQLMSDFDSKLYGKKSEIMQIYEAKNMSREEAVEIDNLIWYFSEILKGELHSAIGLVERGGAGGGIASLLSHLYNAEILTSHELVDQLTHLESLIEQADLIIFGEGVNEDDQLLETTTIRIAELATKHAKPAIAICATSDKFDQFETMGVTAMFNTFIEMPENYTDFKMGIQIRHYTIQALKLLQTPFSVE; encoded by the coding sequence ATGAAAGTATTAGTAGCTATGGATGAATTTAATGGAATAATATCTAGTTATCAAGCCAATAGATATGTGGAAGAAGCAATTGCTAATAAAATACCTAAAGCCGACACGGTTCAAGTTCCATTGTTTAATGGTCGTCATGAGTTAATGGATTCGGTATTTTTATGGCAATCAGGAATTAAATATAAAGTCACAACGCATGATGCAGATATGAACGAAGTAGAGGCAGTATACGGTATAACTGACAATAATATGGCTGTTATAGAAGGGAACTTATTCCTTAAAGGACATAAGCCTACGCGTGAGCGTTCTAGTTATGGTATGGGAGAAGTTATTGCCGATGCATTGGATAATCAAACAGAGCACATAGTCATTTCTTTAGGTGGTATTGATAGTTTTGATGGTGGTGCAGGAATGCTACAAGCATTAGGTGTTAAATTTTATGATGATGAAGCTGTAGAAGTTGATACGCGCCAAGGCACACATATATTAAAACAAATACGTAGCGTTGATTTTTCAATGTTGCATCCACGTTTGAAAGATGTGAAGTTTCAATTAATGTCAGATTTCGATAGCAAATTATATGGCAAAAAAAGTGAAATCATGCAAATATATGAAGCGAAAAATATGAGCCGTGAAGAAGCTGTAGAAATCGATAATTTAATTTGGTATTTCAGCGAAATTTTAAAAGGAGAATTACATAGTGCTATCGGACTAGTTGAACGTGGTGGCGCCGGGGGTGGTATAGCTTCTCTTTTAAGTCATTTATATAATGCCGAAATTTTAACAAGCCATGAATTAGTAGACCAGCTCACTCATTTAGAATCATTAATTGAACAAGCTGACTTAATCATCTTTGGTGAAGGTGTTAATGAAGATGATCAATTATTAGAAACGACGACGATTCGTATTGCAGAATTAGCGACTAAACACGCAAAACCTGCTATTGCCATATGTGCAACGAGCGATAAATTTGATCAATTTGAAACAATGGGCGTTACGGCAATGTTTAACACATTTATTGAAATGCCAGAAAATTATACAGATTTTAAAATGGGAATTCAAATTAGACATTATACAATTCAAGCACTAAAGCTATTACAAACCCCGTTTAGTGTAGAATAG
- the ytxJ gene encoding bacillithiol system redox-active protein YtxJ: MAIKLSSIDQFEQVVNENKYVFVFKHSETCPISANAYDQFNKFLYERDMDGYYLVVQEERKLSDYIEEQTQVKHESPQAFYFVDGKAMWSASHEQINVSSLAKAEE; encoded by the coding sequence ATGGCTATAAAGCTGAGTTCGATTGACCAGTTTGAACAAGTCGTCAATGAAAACAAATATGTTTTTGTGTTTAAGCATAGTGAAACATGCCCAATATCAGCAAATGCATATGATCAATTTAATAAATTTTTATATGAAAGAGATATGGATGGATATTATTTAGTTGTTCAAGAAGAACGAAAATTATCTGATTATATTGAAGAACAAACTCAAGTGAAACATGAATCACCACAAGCGTTTTATTTCGTAGATGGAAAAGCAATGTGGAGTGCTAGTCATGAACAAATAAATGTTTCATCATTAGCAAAAGCAGAAGAATAA